In a single window of the Salvelinus sp. IW2-2015 unplaced genomic scaffold, ASM291031v2 Un_scaffold917, whole genome shotgun sequence genome:
- the LOC112069148 gene encoding junctional cadherin 5-associated protein-like: protein FYDAPSLTYSEQIERREQLDERDVSYWRRRGQDFSVLLDYADGRELRASASFLKASEVAWRPQALIAEDHRGEREKQQQKQLWDDTPISWLREADAAPGQLRVLTGVTGERKCQSLGTEEWKPAVGLGRQLSDGEGERWAQDRQHRLRTPESAGSILPRTRGKSQSLPRVLSPDGATEHTDTQSSLVSVQLRPGQVDRQRVNSTVFSGPYSRYYHSAAVGRDRWARNSWQRGGHVALLPKPRFSRPVKPPSYEIHQQTRGSQEMLSVAVVDEQGGSKQQKDNRPIYHPRGGELQRQDYFAQHSAIFGMEPPGYIPPPSYKRAPPPIRGGLINRNEVVNYKWRGEMQIQMQMPVSSEAGRWFSRQTGGSWLEHYGDRGIPYRKQVNPNPNLNPGYTEEHLGHVHYLPFDDPRVRHISGGPGGNSLTDSDKLIRNINKEIPCAKVLGQSTHDSAFSPPHGLSLNTDSRKTSVNDNDGSSTRWCHRGLINKGSVDSVAPDQSCGNYPTAFQVRPPPQQIRLVDQGVSETVTQVKKKEPDSSEKEKPRKPDSSEKEKPRKPDSSEKAEKVEKKSVKKKLSETIFCLVSVPIPPTPGSTSHDQNNNDEKPPSPVRPPSPVDSPSENKTGHLTNQSFQSTSSAEAELQALTGSIASSRSSSKIVRKLPIKPPKINHHKELKLSGSWPGNQYRDQETQTSPEARKRQPPPPPPPGPENKEAQDPQVPAPGSPDPGVTPDPSGVGSTAFSYPIKGVKSLKPSSNSAFSRTATFSISSQLNKSTVQPPAAAPPPPPSGNTMEAKPAAACSGQEGFGQFLLKPVSRRPWDAIEELETINKELQDQQQQPQQQSSKRPSVDQCIEDLNEAYKDILELGTASNNVPNNGGAVQIPERIKIRLAGEAGLSKPSSLRRSIESWTVSVDPEYREVKSAFSRPAERKSVTFSKQLREELPVPPRDPTGFREYRVVSNLSRRSSCSGRSVKLDLSSPSETPPPCDFTAPSDFIDSPRDPSEIRDLSPTTPTTHTAAEVPWADRQPMQDASTLTSPPDYEDICQSLQKTRDSTEVNKTLTAKSKLGGGRGNTVPPGGAGLDSEEECPICKKESESQMSRPSPMSPLHEESSPDLSDQSSATIVGDSGSPQGAETYEEPAEDEVDTQLSSDSCSNRSEAQTLCQDWREQLSLTDDKNVGGSATAEKTNQNQATKDLNNLYEVKCAEGIPENESIEERAARILGIDVPAESLVTEERRAREPATDEIELRESEPTAGEDPERSSANEQTLQTHVRATESGELRSTASTVPDSGQELQENKPPQDTPERIRSAKWTQLGRETPGMLEFPPDRLPLSVPMNPDQKLSHSLEGERRGRGASQHIEALQDKLAASPSHQVAIERLARMKVVDSVSRMSLSIRSTDSGEVEEVDGETEGEASGGVEQVEESAVLPAPSQSDTVDDREVKLEDDREASEDTVLQDEEVSSVSEA from the exons GTTCTATGACGCTCCCAGCTTAACCTATTCTGAGCAGATCGAGAGAAGAGAGCAGTTGGACGAGAGGGATGTCTCCtactggaggaggagaggccaGGACTTCAGTGTCCTCCTGGATTACGCCGATGGCCGGGAGCTGAGAGCGTCCGCTAGCTTTCTGAAGGCCTCTGAGGTGGCATGGAGGCCACAGGCCCTGATAGCAGAGGACcacaggggggagagggagaagcagcAACAGAAGCAGCTATGGGATGACACCCCCATCTcctggctgagggaagctgacgCGGCTCCTGGACAGCTGAGGGTATTGACTGGGGTGACTGGGGAGCGGAAGTGCCAGAGCCTGGGCACAGAGGAGTGGAAGCCTGCAGTGGGGCTGGGGAGGCAGCTGTCGGATGGGGAGGGCGAGAGGTGGGCTCAGGACCGGCAACACCGCCTGAGGACTCCAGAGAGCGCTGGTTCTATCCTTCCCAGAACCAGAGGGAAGTCCCAGTCCCTCCCCAGAGTGCTGTCGCCTGATGGAGCtactgaacacacagacacacagtccagTTTGGTCAGTGTCCAGCTTCGACCGGGCCAGGTTGATAGACAGAGAGTGAACAGCACCGTCTTTTCCGGGCCTTATAGTAGGTATTACCACAGCGCCGCAGTCGGCCGGGACCGGTGGGCCAGAAACAGTTGGCAAAGRGGCGGTCATGTTGCACTTTTACCAAAGCCCAGGTTCAGCAGGCCTGTCAAGCCTCCGTCGTACGAGATACACCAGCAGACTAGGGGTAGCCAGGAGATGCTTTCTGTAGCTGTAGTAGATGAACAGGGTGGGTCCAAACAACAGAAGGACAACAGGCCTATCTATCATCCAAGGGGTGGAGAACTGCAGAGACAAGACTATTTCGCACAACACTCCGCAATCTTTGGCATGGAGCCCCCCGGTTACATCCCGCCCCCGTCTTATAAGAGAGCCCCTCCCCCAATCAGGGGAGGCCTAATCAACCGCAATGAAGTGGTGAACTATAAGTGGAGGGGGGAGATGCAGATACAGATGCAGATGCCTGTGAGCTCAGAGGCGGGAAGGTGGTTttccagacagacaggagggtcgTGGCTGGAACACTATGGGGATCGAGGTATACCCTACAGGAAAcaggttaaccctaacccaaatctTAACCCTGGATACACCGAGGAACATCTGGGGCATGTTCACTATTTACCCTTTGATGATCCGCGAGTGAGACACATCTCAGGAGGGCCTGGCGGAAATTCTCTCACTGACTCGGACAAGCTTATCCGAAACATCAACAAAGAGATTCCCTGCGCTAAGGTTTTAGGACAATCCACACATGATAGTGCCTTTTCCCCCCCACATGGGCTATCTCTCAATACCGACAGCCGCAAGACATCTGTCAATGACAACGACGGTAGTAGTACTAGATGGTGCCACAGGGGTTTAATAAACAAAGGAAGTGTAGACAGTGTAGCTCCTGACCAGAGCTGTGGTAACTATCCAACCGCTTTTCAGGTTAGACCGCCCCCTCAGCAGATCAGGCTTGTGGACCAAGGTGTGTCAGAAACTGTGACTCAAGTGAAAAAGAAAGAGCCTGACTCCTCAGAGAAAGAGAAACCAAGAAAGCCTGACTCCTCAGAGAAAGAGAAACCAAGAAAGCCTGACTCCTCAGAGAAAGCAGAGAAAGTAGAGAAAAAGAGCGTAAAAAAGAAACTTAGCGAAACAATATTCTGTTTGGTGTCTGTTCCCATCCCCCCAACGCCGGGCAGTACGTCCCATGATCAAAACAACAATGATGAGAAGCCGCCAAGCCCAGTCCGGCCACCAAGCCCAGTGGACAGTCCGAGCGAGAACAAAACTGGCCACTTAACAAACCAAAGTTTCCAAAGCACATCTTCAGCAGAGGCTGAGCTGCAAGCACTAACCGGTAGCATAGCAAGCAGCAGATCAAGCAGCAAAATAGTGAGAAAACTCCCCATTAAACCCCCCAAAATAAACCATCACAAGGAGCTGAAACTCTCAGGATCCTGGCCTGGGAACCAATACCGTGACCAGGAGACTCAAACTAGCCCAGAGGCCAGAAAGCGtcagcctccccctcctcctcctccaggtccTGAAAACAAGGAAGCACAAGACCCTCAAGTCCCTGCCCCAGGTTCCCCCGACCCAGGCGTCACCCCAGACCCCAGCGGTGTGGGCAGCACTGCATTCAGCTATCCCATAAAAGGGGTGAAGAGCCTGAAACCATCCAGCAACAGCGCCTTTTCCAGGACGGCCACTTTCTCAATCTCCAGCCAGCTGAACAAGAGCACAGTTCAGCCGCCAGCAGCagcgccaccaccaccaccctcaggAAACACGATGGAGGCCAAACCAGCAGCGGCCTGCAGTGGGCAGGAGGGCTTCGGTCAGTTCCTGCTGAAGCCCGTCAGCAGACGGCCATGGGATGCCATTGAGGAGCTAGAGACTATCAACAAAGAGCTCCAGGATCAACAGCAACAACCACAGCAGCAGAGCAGCAAGAGGCCCAGTGTTGACCAGTGCATCGAGGACCTCAACGAGGCCTACAAAGACATCTTAGAGCTAGGCACTGCCAGCAATAACGTTCCCAACAATGGCGGCGCTGTGCAGATCCCTGAGCGGATCAAGATAAGGCTGGCGGGGGAGGCGGGGCTCAGCAAACCCAGCAGCCTTAGGCGCAGTATCGAGAGCTGGACTGTGTCCGTCGACCCAGAGTACAGGGAGGTCAAGAGCGCCTTCTCAAGACCCGCTGAAAGAAAGTCAGTGACATTCAGCAAGCAGCTAAGAGAGGAGCTCCCTGTCCCGCCACGCGATCCTACAGGATTCAGAGAATACAGGGTTGTTTCGAATTTGTCACGGAGAAGTAGCTGCAGTGGCAGGTCGGTGAAGCTAGACCTCTCTTCGCCTTCGGAGACACCACCGCCTTGTGACTTTACCGCCCCTAGTGACTTTATTGACTCTCCTAGGGATCCCAGCGAGATCAGAGACTTAAGCCCAACGACGCCAACGACGCACACGGCAGCAGAAGTCCCCTGGGCAGATAGGCAGCCGATGCAGGACGCCTCCACACTTACGAGTCCCCCTGATTATGAGGACATATGTCAGTCTTTACAAAAGACTCGAGACTCAACAGAAGTTAACAAAACTTTGACAGCCAAATCTAAACTTGGTGGTGGTAGAGGCAATACAGTGCCTCCAGGGGGCGCCGGTCTAGACTCCGAAGAGGAATGCCCCATTTgtaaaaaagagagcgagagccagATGTCCAGACCAAGCCCAATGTCTCCGCTCCATGAGGAGTCAAGCCCAGACTTGTCTGATCAAAGTAGCGCCACGATCGTCGGTGACAGTGGTAGTCCACAAGGAGCTGAAACATATGAAGAACCAGCTGAGGACGAAGTAGACACACAGCTATCCTCCGACTCTTGCTCGAATCGTTCAGAGGCTCAGACTCTGTGTCAAGATTGGAGGGAGCAGCTGTCACTCACAGATGATAAGAATGTGGGTGGGAGTGCTACTGCTGAGAAGACCAATCAAAACCAAGCAACCAAGGATCTCAACAATCTATACGAAGTGAAATGTGCCGAGGGCATCCCAGAGAACGAATCCATAGAGGAGAGGGCAGCCAGGATATTAGGGATTGATGTGCCTGCAGAGTCTTTAGTTACAGAGGAGCGGAGGGCTAGAGAGCCAGCAACAGATGAGATTGAATTAAGAGAGAGTGAACCCACTGCTGGAGAAGATCCAGAAAGAAGCAGTGCAAACGAACAGACATTACAAACACATGTGAGAGCTACAGAGTCTGGGGAACTGCGGTCTACAGCGTCTACGGTTCCTGACAGTGGGCAGGAGTTACAAGAAAACAAGCCGCCACAGGATACCCCAGAGCGCATCAGGAGTGCCAAATGGACCCAACTGGGTCGAGAAACTCCAGGTATGCTGGAGTTTCCGCCAGACAGACTACCACTTTCAGTCCCCATGAACCCCGACCAGAAGCTGTCTCAcagtctggagggagagaggaggggcagaggtGCCTCACAGCACATAGAGGCCCTGCAGGACAAGCTAGCTGCCTCGCCCAGCCACCAGGTGGCGATAGAGCGGCTGGCTCGGATGAAGGTGGTGGACTCGGTGTCCCGCATGAGTCTCAGCATCAGGAGCACAGACtctggggaggtggaggaggtggacggGGAGACGGAGGGGGAGGCCAGCGGTGGCGTTGAACAAGTGGAAGAGAGCGCtgtcctccctgctccctcccagAGTGACACAGTGGACGATAGAGAGGTCAAGCTAGAGGACGATCGAGAGGCCTCTGAAGATACAGTGTTGCAAGATGAGGAGGTGTCATCTGTCTCGG AGGCCTGA